The Candidatus Rhabdochlamydia sp. T3358 genome includes a region encoding these proteins:
- the obgE gene encoding GTPase ObgE has product MFIDSVTVTVRAGKGGNGVVAWRREKFIPKGGPVGGNGGQGGSIILKTNENILSLEGFRNRRLINAENGIPGGGNLQRGRNGKDLILHIPCGTIVKNTKTQEILADFTDKNQEYTLCKGGKGGKGNACFKSPTNQAPNICTPGHEGEIHEVQLELKLIADIGFIGMPNAGKSTLLKQITHCHVKIGAYPFTTLYPNLSYIQFEDFSRILIADIPGIIEGAHLDRGLGLSFLKHIERSSVLIYLIDVSGIEERDPFKDFQILQNEITAYRKELLDKPFLVVLNKIDCETAMQNLETFKQKYPYPETTLFPISAMHREGIEPLLKAMQQLIPRKF; this is encoded by the coding sequence ATGTTTATCGATTCAGTTACAGTTACAGTACGCGCTGGAAAAGGCGGTAATGGCGTCGTTGCCTGGCGGAGGGAGAAGTTTATTCCTAAAGGAGGTCCTGTTGGTGGAAATGGAGGCCAAGGTGGCTCTATTATCCTAAAAACCAATGAGAACATCCTTTCTTTGGAAGGATTTCGCAATCGTCGTTTAATCAATGCAGAAAATGGCATTCCAGGGGGAGGAAATCTTCAAAGGGGACGCAATGGCAAAGATCTTATTTTACACATCCCTTGCGGTACTATTGTTAAAAATACCAAAACACAAGAAATATTAGCCGATTTTACTGACAAAAATCAAGAATACACCCTGTGCAAAGGAGGCAAAGGAGGCAAAGGAAACGCCTGCTTTAAATCTCCTACCAACCAAGCTCCTAACATATGCACACCAGGTCACGAAGGTGAAATACACGAGGTTCAACTCGAGTTGAAATTAATTGCTGATATTGGCTTTATTGGAATGCCTAATGCAGGTAAGTCCACTCTTTTAAAACAAATTACTCATTGTCATGTTAAAATTGGAGCTTATCCTTTTACAACACTGTACCCAAACCTAAGTTATATTCAATTTGAGGATTTCTCTAGGATTTTAATTGCAGATATTCCAGGTATTATAGAAGGTGCTCACCTCGATCGTGGATTGGGTTTATCTTTTCTCAAACATATTGAGCGTTCTTCTGTTTTGATCTATTTGATCGATGTTTCTGGAATAGAAGAAAGAGATCCTTTTAAAGATTTTCAGATTTTACAAAACGAGATAACAGCTTATCGAAAAGAGTTATTAGATAAACCCTTTCTTGTTGTATTAAATAAAATAGATTGCGAAACAGCCATGCAGAATCTAGAAACCTTTAAACAAAAATATCCCTACCCAGAAACAACACTCTTTCCTATTTCTGCTATGCATAGAGAAGGCATTGAGCCTCTTCTTAAAGCTATGCAACAACTTATTCCCCGTAAATTTTAG
- the rpsL gene encoding 30S ribosomal protein S12: MPTINQLVRFGRKSKRKREKSPALQNCPQKRGVCVQVKTKTPKKPNSALRKVAWIRLSNGKEIIAYIGGEGHNLQEHSIVLVRGGKVKDLPGVRYHIVRGALDCAAVKDRKQSRSKYGAKRPK; this comes from the coding sequence ATGCCAACAATTAATCAATTAGTGCGTTTTGGACGCAAGTCAAAAAGAAAAAGAGAGAAGTCCCCTGCTCTACAAAATTGCCCGCAAAAGCGCGGCGTTTGTGTTCAGGTAAAGACAAAAACTCCAAAAAAGCCAAATTCCGCTTTAAGAAAGGTTGCATGGATACGTCTCTCTAATGGGAAAGAAATCATTGCTTACATCGGAGGAGAAGGCCATAACCTGCAAGAGCACAGCATCGTACTGGTTCGTGGTGGGAAAGTAAAAGACCTCCCTGGTGTACGTTACCATATTGTAAGAGGAGCTCTTGATTGTGCCGCAGTAAAAGATCGAAAACAATCCAGATCTAAATACGGTGCAAAGCGCCCTAAGTAA
- a CDS encoding Fic family protein — translation MEIIGRFPGGASVEEILLGLNPPLPRRTLQYQLVSLVKSGSLVAKGRTKGRRFHLPIPVKKSITKQSDNYFPLSTIAKSINLAVSRPIQERAYVSYSREFLDQYRPNVTQYLSESLKRKLFALGTTDGDRPAGTYARQIYSRLLIDLSWNSSRLEGNTYSLLETERLLELGEAAEGKSRRETQMILNHKSAIEFLLESAVDVGINRYAILNIHALLADDLLQDHSCGALRQIAVGIAGSVYLPLVVPQLISECFQQIIETANAIKNPFEQAFFLMVHLPYLQPFEDVNKRGSRLAANLPLMRENLCPLSFVDVPEQIYINGLLGVYELNQIELLAEVFAWAYERSCLRYSAAQKNSWRSRSISYSL, via the coding sequence TTGGAAATTATTGGTAGATTCCCTGGCGGTGCATCAGTAGAAGAGATTCTCTTAGGATTAAACCCTCCGCTTCCTCGTCGGACATTGCAGTATCAGTTGGTCTCTTTAGTAAAAAGTGGGAGCCTTGTTGCTAAAGGGCGGACTAAGGGACGAAGATTTCATCTTCCAATTCCTGTAAAAAAATCTATAACTAAACAATCTGATAATTATTTTCCTTTATCAACTATTGCTAAGTCGATTAACTTGGCTGTAAGTCGTCCGATTCAGGAAAGAGCCTATGTAAGTTATTCAAGAGAGTTTCTCGATCAATATCGTCCAAATGTAACACAGTATCTTTCAGAGTCATTGAAAAGGAAATTGTTTGCGTTGGGTACAACAGACGGAGACAGGCCAGCGGGAACATATGCTCGTCAAATTTATAGTCGGTTACTGATTGACTTGTCATGGAACTCAAGTCGACTGGAAGGCAATACCTATTCTCTTTTGGAAACAGAGCGATTGCTAGAGTTAGGAGAAGCAGCTGAAGGTAAAAGCCGTCGAGAAACTCAAATGATTTTAAATCACAAATCGGCTATCGAGTTTCTATTAGAATCAGCAGTGGATGTAGGGATTAATCGATATGCAATTCTAAATATTCACGCTCTTTTAGCAGATGATCTTCTCCAGGACCATTCCTGTGGAGCTCTTCGTCAGATTGCCGTAGGAATTGCTGGGTCAGTGTATCTGCCACTTGTAGTGCCTCAATTGATCAGCGAATGTTTTCAACAAATCATCGAGACGGCTAACGCGATAAAAAATCCATTTGAGCAGGCATTTTTTCTCATGGTACACCTTCCTTACCTGCAACCATTTGAAGATGTCAATAAAAGAGGTTCACGTCTTGCAGCTAATTTGCCGCTAATGCGAGAAAATCTTTGCCCATTGTCCTTTGTTGATGTCCCTGAGCAAATATATATTAATGGTCTTTTGGGAGTTTATGAGCTCAATCAGATTGAGCTTTTGGCAGAAGTGTTTGCTTGGGCCTACGAGCGATCTTGTCTTCGCTACTCAGCTGCTCAAAAAAACTCTTGGAGATCCAGATCCATTTCGTATTCGCTATAG
- a CDS encoding zinc ABC transporter substrate-binding protein: protein MLLRLFISFFCIIPILSYSEPPVVLVSVPPYLYFVKKIAENTVSAESLIPSGANPHLYEPTPKQVQLQKQAVLWLKLGERADQKAQRVFQEMKNPPLIIDLAEGLALLSYKGDCCSHLDTKDLHIWLSPKMMQTQVKRITQALIQLFPTHTELYQRNLNTLLKELEQIDQELTIILKNKQGKTILVSHPAFAYFCRDYKLEQLSLEEEGKDCLPQYVPELLHKIKTLGIGGIIIEPQHGSKAAKLLAQNLEIPTYIIDPYSEDYIASLKQMAEVVKNIIHD, encoded by the coding sequence ATGCTCCTTCGTTTATTTATTAGTTTTTTTTGTATTATTCCTATTCTGAGTTACTCAGAACCTCCTGTTGTTTTGGTTAGCGTTCCTCCTTATCTTTATTTTGTGAAAAAAATCGCAGAAAATACCGTATCAGCTGAGTCTCTTATCCCTTCTGGAGCAAACCCTCATTTATATGAACCGACCCCTAAACAAGTACAATTGCAAAAACAAGCTGTATTGTGGTTGAAATTAGGAGAAAGAGCAGATCAAAAAGCTCAGAGGGTCTTTCAAGAAATGAAAAATCCCCCTCTTATCATTGATTTAGCAGAAGGTCTTGCTCTTTTGTCTTATAAAGGAGATTGCTGCTCTCATTTGGACACTAAAGATCTACATATTTGGCTAAGCCCAAAAATGATGCAGACTCAAGTAAAAAGAATTACACAAGCTTTGATTCAGCTATTCCCAACCCATACAGAGTTATACCAAAGAAATTTAAATACTCTACTAAAAGAACTAGAGCAAATTGATCAAGAATTAACTATTATACTTAAAAATAAGCAAGGCAAAACTATTTTAGTCTCCCATCCAGCTTTTGCCTATTTTTGTAGAGACTATAAACTCGAGCAATTATCTCTTGAAGAAGAGGGTAAGGACTGTTTACCTCAATATGTTCCAGAATTGCTTCATAAGATAAAAACGCTAGGCATAGGTGGCATTATTATAGAACCTCAACACGGCAGTAAAGCAGCTAAGTTACTTGCTCAAAATTTAGAGATCCCTACTTACATCATCGATCCTTATTCTGAAGATTATATAGCAAGTCTAAAACAGATGGCAGAAGTGGTTAAAAATATCATTCATGATTGA
- a CDS encoding metal ABC transporter permease → MFDNPFLLHTLLAGCGAALTGGIIGSYVVVKRIVSISGSIAHSVLGGMGICLWLKVRFGLTFLTPFIGALIAGLISAFLMGWIHLKYKEREDTAIAAIWAIGMSIGVIFIALTPGYNTELIDFLFGNILWVSNNDIFLLFALNALILSIVTRFYKPLLAICFDEEQAKLKQLPVQSFYFLLLGLVAISIVLLIQIVGAILVVTMLAIPAAIAAIFTRSLLQMMTLATACGLMLTFIGILLSYQLNWPPGATISLVSSSCYAGALLFKKKS, encoded by the coding sequence ATGTTTGATAATCCTTTTCTATTGCATACGTTATTAGCAGGTTGCGGTGCTGCATTAACCGGCGGTATTATCGGTTCTTATGTAGTAGTTAAAAGAATTGTTTCCATTAGTGGTAGCATTGCCCATTCTGTGCTTGGAGGAATGGGGATTTGTTTATGGTTGAAAGTCAGATTTGGACTTACCTTTCTCACCCCATTCATTGGAGCATTAATAGCTGGGTTAATTTCTGCATTCTTAATGGGCTGGATTCATTTAAAATATAAGGAAAGAGAAGACACAGCAATTGCTGCTATTTGGGCTATCGGAATGTCTATCGGAGTCATTTTCATTGCTCTTACCCCTGGCTATAACACAGAGCTCATTGATTTTTTATTTGGAAATATTCTATGGGTTAGCAACAATGATATTTTTTTATTATTTGCTTTAAATGCGCTCATTTTATCTATAGTTACTAGATTTTATAAACCGCTTTTAGCCATTTGTTTTGATGAAGAACAAGCTAAGTTAAAACAGCTTCCTGTACAAAGCTTTTATTTTCTACTGCTAGGTTTAGTAGCTATCTCAATTGTGCTATTAATCCAAATAGTTGGGGCGATCTTGGTTGTAACTATGTTAGCAATACCCGCTGCCATTGCTGCTATTTTCACCCGCAGTTTATTGCAAATGATGACTTTAGCAACAGCATGCGGTCTTATGCTCACATTTATCGGCATCCTACTCTCTTATCAATTAAACTGGCCCCCAGGGGCCACCATCTCACTTGTTTCTTCTTCTTGTTATGCGGGTGCACTTTTATTCAAAAAGAAGTCTTGA
- a CDS encoding class I SAM-dependent methyltransferase, producing the protein MLRSIYLMSIWSLFTLTTVQSMASGFTCLDEKIPSHDRRYNTFLQALALIKNRGLQTIVETGTARGGVKDIGAGASSYIFSDYVREYGGDFYSVDIDPKALANAQKDMDVVPENAYFICADSVDFLHSFPDPIDFLYLDSYDYDVGDPFPSQYHHLMEIQVAYPKLHENSIVMIDDCDLPHGGKGLYAIQFLLKRGWKIIADEYQVILVQKF; encoded by the coding sequence ATGCTTCGTTCCATTTATTTAATGAGTATATGGAGTCTGTTTACCTTAACAACAGTTCAATCAATGGCATCTGGATTTACCTGTCTTGATGAAAAGATTCCTTCTCATGATAGACGCTATAACACTTTTTTACAGGCGCTTGCGCTTATAAAGAATAGAGGCTTGCAAACAATTGTAGAAACAGGGACTGCTAGAGGAGGAGTTAAAGATATAGGAGCTGGTGCATCCTCCTATATTTTTTCTGATTACGTTAGAGAATACGGTGGGGACTTTTACTCTGTGGATATTGATCCAAAAGCTCTTGCAAATGCACAAAAAGATATGGATGTAGTTCCTGAAAATGCGTATTTTATTTGCGCTGATTCTGTAGATTTTTTACATTCTTTTCCAGATCCCATAGATTTTCTGTATTTAGATAGTTATGATTATGATGTGGGGGATCCATTTCCTTCGCAATACCATCATCTTATGGAAATCCAAGTTGCTTATCCTAAATTACACGAAAATAGCATAGTCATGATTGATGACTGTGATCTTCCTCATGGAGGGAAGGGGTTATATGCCATCCAATTTCTTCTTAAAAGAGGATGGAAAATCATTGCAGACGAGTATCAAGTAATATTAGTACAAAAATTCTAA
- the rplU gene encoding 50S ribosomal protein L21, with protein sequence MYAIIETGGKQYRVEKGDTIDVELLDIEDSVVKFKNVLLVSEAGNVKIGTPYLADTVVQAELIKQDAKGPKVVAFKYKRRKPIRRKVGHRQRYTRIKITDIIG encoded by the coding sequence ATGTACGCAATTATCGAAACAGGTGGTAAACAATACCGTGTTGAAAAGGGTGATACCATCGATGTAGAATTGCTAGATATAGAGGATAGTGTAGTAAAATTTAAAAATGTTTTACTAGTTAGCGAAGCGGGAAATGTTAAGATTGGCACCCCTTATCTTGCTGATACTGTTGTACAAGCAGAGCTTATCAAGCAAGATGCTAAAGGGCCAAAAGTAGTTGCATTCAAATACAAAAGACGCAAACCGATTCGTCGTAAAGTAGGCCATCGCCAGCGTTATACCCGAATTAAGATTACAGATATTATTGGATAA
- a CDS encoding ABC transporter ATP-binding protein: MIDVISIHQLFFNYNHQSILEDVNITVQPNEFIVVFGPNGGGKTTFFKLILGLLQPKKGWVKVLNKNPKHTRHLMGYVPQMQQVDRNFPICVLDVVMMGCLGKLNCWGRFPKTMRKLGLQALEKVGLLHKEKASFGSLSGGETQRALIARAIVDHPKILLLDEPTANVDPQAEKSIYQLLKELNADMTILMVSHDLQTIIDKASRLICINRQATSLQTKEVCEHFALGLYHTPLTNPQHFSF, from the coding sequence ATGATTGACGTTATCTCTATCCACCAATTATTTTTTAATTATAACCATCAAAGCATTCTTGAAGATGTCAATATAACTGTGCAGCCTAATGAATTTATTGTCGTTTTCGGTCCAAATGGCGGTGGCAAGACCACTTTTTTTAAATTGATCTTAGGGCTTTTGCAACCAAAAAAAGGTTGGGTAAAGGTTTTAAACAAGAATCCTAAGCATACTAGGCATTTAATGGGGTATGTCCCTCAAATGCAACAAGTGGATCGCAATTTTCCGATTTGTGTTTTAGATGTAGTGATGATGGGATGTCTTGGTAAACTTAATTGCTGGGGAAGATTTCCTAAAACCATGCGCAAATTAGGCTTACAGGCATTGGAAAAAGTGGGCCTTTTACACAAAGAAAAAGCTTCTTTTGGCTCTCTATCAGGTGGAGAAACGCAAAGAGCCCTTATTGCAAGGGCAATTGTTGACCATCCTAAAATCCTACTGCTCGATGAACCAACAGCCAATGTAGATCCTCAAGCGGAAAAATCCATTTATCAGCTATTAAAAGAGTTAAATGCTGACATGACGATACTGATGGTGTCTCATGATTTACAAACAATTATTGATAAAGCCAGTAGGCTCATTTGCATAAATCGCCAAGCAACCTCTCTTCAGACTAAAGAAGTATGTGAGCATTTTGCTTTGGGCCTTTATCATACCCCTTTAACAAACCCCCAACACTTTTCTTTTTAA
- a CDS encoding S41 family peptidase, producing the protein MKIFKFFLICFLGLVLGSGNTGTFKKPGIVVSSIRNNMEEMLRYHVEHKEFNELLAKRSLRIYIEQFDNNKNYLLFDEIDDYLNPSRELLTQMVEQYKQGYFIVFQELNNIIRNSIKRERAYRALLQKELIKAAEEPINHKTYSDYPRSKEELQVRIKSHLQKIIAFEKKQNPNRKFDSAYIQKVFALWEKRLSRLEDAYLDVDAQGKKLTKGALEEQMSMHVLKAMAKSLDAHTCYFSPKEAIEMRTCLEKQFEGIGVVLTESVEGVVISDLVKGGPAYRVGKIIPGDVLISIDGKSIAQLSYEQVLDCLQSVNKRKIELGLKRIQDKQEVNYFVALQKEKIIMEQDRLQYTFEPFGDGIIGKLTLPSFYESKDSSSCEADIRSALRELKKQGKLLGLVLDLRDNSGGFLTQAVKVAGLFISNGVVVVSKYAQEEIQYLRELDGRNYYDGPLVILTSKLSASAAEIVAQALQDYGVALVIGDERTYGKGTIQFQTVTREKAPSFFKVTVGRYYTVSGASTQIEGVKANIVVPSRYFIYDVGERFLQYPLKSDRIPSVYADPLIDINPQQINWFQKHYLPSLQKKVSVWNQMESLLTINSSQRLSRDKNFSLFLDVKKQEKEGKENTLTINRNWGIEDLQMSEALNVLKDMAILENSAQKL; encoded by the coding sequence ATGAAGATATTTAAATTTTTTTTAATATGTTTTCTTGGGTTGGTTTTAGGGTCTGGTAATACAGGAACTTTTAAAAAACCAGGTATAGTAGTTTCTTCTATCCGTAATAACATGGAAGAGATGCTACGTTATCATGTAGAGCACAAAGAATTTAATGAATTGCTTGCTAAACGTAGTTTAAGAATTTATATTGAACAGTTTGATAATAATAAAAACTATTTGCTTTTTGATGAAATTGATGATTATCTTAATCCATCTCGCGAATTGTTAACTCAAATGGTCGAGCAATACAAACAAGGATATTTCATAGTTTTTCAAGAATTGAATAACATAATAAGAAATTCCATTAAAAGAGAACGTGCTTATCGAGCACTACTGCAAAAAGAACTTATAAAAGCAGCAGAAGAACCAATAAATCACAAAACCTACTCTGATTATCCTCGTAGTAAAGAGGAGCTGCAAGTAAGGATTAAAAGCCATTTGCAAAAAATTATTGCATTTGAGAAGAAACAAAATCCAAATAGAAAGTTTGATTCTGCGTATATCCAAAAGGTATTTGCTTTATGGGAAAAGCGTTTATCTCGTTTAGAGGATGCTTATCTGGATGTAGATGCTCAGGGTAAAAAATTGACTAAAGGCGCTTTAGAAGAACAGATGTCTATGCATGTGCTTAAAGCTATGGCAAAAAGCCTAGATGCACACACCTGTTATTTTAGTCCTAAAGAAGCTATAGAAATGCGTACTTGTCTAGAAAAACAATTTGAGGGAATTGGTGTAGTATTAACCGAATCTGTTGAAGGAGTTGTCATTAGTGATTTAGTTAAAGGAGGACCGGCTTATCGTGTAGGCAAAATCATTCCAGGTGATGTGCTTATATCTATTGATGGAAAATCTATTGCTCAGCTCTCTTATGAGCAAGTATTAGACTGTCTACAAAGCGTGAATAAACGCAAGATTGAATTAGGATTAAAAAGAATACAAGATAAGCAAGAAGTGAATTATTTTGTAGCCTTGCAAAAAGAAAAAATCATTATGGAGCAAGATCGCTTGCAATACACTTTTGAACCATTTGGTGATGGAATTATTGGAAAGCTTACTCTTCCTTCTTTTTATGAAAGTAAAGACAGTTCAAGTTGTGAAGCAGATATTCGATCTGCTTTAAGAGAGTTAAAAAAACAAGGCAAGCTGCTTGGTTTGGTTTTAGATCTGAGGGATAATTCTGGCGGGTTCTTAACACAAGCTGTTAAAGTTGCGGGTCTTTTTATTTCTAACGGAGTGGTTGTTGTTTCTAAATATGCTCAAGAAGAAATACAATATTTACGAGAACTAGATGGAAGGAATTATTACGACGGGCCTCTGGTTATTTTAACCTCAAAACTCTCAGCTTCTGCTGCTGAAATTGTAGCACAGGCATTGCAGGACTACGGCGTTGCTTTAGTAATAGGGGATGAGAGAACTTATGGAAAAGGAACTATTCAATTTCAAACCGTAACAAGAGAAAAAGCGCCTTCTTTTTTTAAAGTAACCGTCGGTAGATATTACACTGTTTCAGGAGCCTCTACACAAATCGAAGGAGTAAAAGCTAATATTGTAGTTCCTTCTCGGTATTTTATTTATGATGTAGGAGAGAGGTTTTTGCAATATCCTCTAAAAAGCGATCGAATTCCATCGGTGTACGCAGACCCTTTGATAGATATAAATCCTCAACAAATCAATTGGTTTCAAAAACATTATTTGCCAAGTCTTCAGAAAAAGGTTTCTGTCTGGAATCAAATGGAATCTCTTTTAACAATAAATAGCAGTCAAAGGCTCAGTCGCGATAAAAATTTTTCTCTGTTTCTAGATGTTAAAAAACAAGAAAAAGAAGGAAAAGAAAATACTTTAACGATAAATCGCAATTGGGGGATAGAGGACTTGCAAATGTCTGAGGCATTAAATGTTTTAAAAGATATGGCGATATTAGAAAACAGCGCTCAAAAACTTTAA
- the rpmA gene encoding 50S ribosomal protein L27 has protein sequence MAHKKGQGSSRNGRDSHSQRLGVKATGGQFVTAGSIIVRQRGTKWHPAKNVGRGRDDTIYALIDGIVSYRKTNRTYVSVQPAL, from the coding sequence ATGGCACATAAGAAAGGTCAAGGATCTAGCCGAAATGGTCGCGACTCTCACTCGCAACGCCTTGGAGTTAAGGCAACTGGGGGACAATTTGTTACAGCAGGTAGCATTATTGTGCGTCAAAGAGGCACAAAATGGCATCCCGCAAAAAATGTAGGACGTGGACGCGATGATACGATATATGCTTTAATTGATGGTATCGTTTCTTATCGTAAAACCAACCGCACATATGTTTCCGTTCAACCCGCTCTTTAA
- a CDS encoding RNA-binding domain-containing protein, whose amino-acid sequence MNVVRYPESESALLEFKREVPKNEQIIKTIIGFCNQKGGRLILGVDNNRTIVGLPEDQINKLLESLNHSIYEACYPPIIPLVAAQVFGDKTVLIISVSSGMSKPYFRKSEGIEKGTYVRVGRSTVHATPAMIEELKWQSHRIDFEKLPVYNAPLDTLDSQLIQNFLDARKNQASARVTQDVLRSYSLVIEEHSELFPTYAGILNFGKSPQFFLSEAMIIVSHFRGVEGRNAIASIDCEGTLLNQFQQAHHFVLNRLSKSFSVEGVIRSEKLEIPEIAFREALINLLIHRNYHIQAPSKIAIYDDRLELFSPGNFSGPIEQDQLLKGLTYLRNPAICKIFREMGLAEKMGTGFINIFKSYEAWGLEIPQIIEGANFIKCILPRRSSQAPIKMQTEEAILALFYSQNEITTQDVTNKFSISRATAQRWLNSLLEKRLIERIGRTRNLRYRRIANK is encoded by the coding sequence ATGAATGTAGTTCGCTATCCTGAGTCGGAATCAGCTTTATTAGAGTTTAAAAGAGAAGTTCCAAAAAATGAACAAATTATTAAAACCATCATCGGTTTTTGCAATCAAAAAGGAGGAAGACTTATACTTGGCGTCGATAACAATCGAACAATAGTAGGGCTTCCTGAAGATCAAATAAATAAGCTTCTTGAGTCTCTAAATCATTCTATTTATGAAGCTTGTTATCCACCAATCATTCCTTTAGTAGCTGCTCAAGTGTTTGGAGATAAAACTGTATTAATTATTTCTGTGTCATCAGGAATGAGTAAACCTTATTTCAGGAAGTCTGAAGGAATAGAGAAAGGAACTTATGTTCGCGTAGGAAGAAGCACAGTACATGCCACTCCTGCTATGATTGAAGAACTAAAATGGCAATCACATAGAATAGATTTTGAAAAACTTCCAGTTTACAATGCCCCTCTTGACACTCTTGATAGTCAATTAATTCAAAATTTTCTTGATGCTAGAAAAAATCAAGCATCTGCAAGAGTGACTCAAGACGTCTTGCGTTCCTATTCTTTAGTTATTGAAGAGCATTCCGAGCTCTTTCCCACTTATGCAGGTATATTGAACTTTGGAAAGTCTCCTCAGTTTTTTCTTTCAGAAGCGATGATCATTGTGAGCCATTTCCGAGGTGTAGAAGGCAGAAACGCTATTGCATCCATAGATTGTGAAGGCACTCTTTTAAACCAATTTCAGCAGGCCCATCATTTTGTTCTTAATCGTCTTTCAAAGTCATTTTCTGTTGAAGGAGTTATAAGGAGTGAAAAATTGGAAATTCCAGAAATTGCCTTTAGAGAAGCATTAATAAACTTATTAATCCATCGAAATTATCATATCCAGGCTCCATCTAAGATTGCTATATATGACGATCGTTTGGAGTTATTTAGTCCCGGTAATTTTTCAGGTCCTATTGAACAAGATCAACTGTTAAAAGGACTAACCTATTTACGCAATCCTGCTATTTGTAAGATCTTTCGCGAGATGGGTCTTGCAGAAAAAATGGGGACTGGGTTTATTAATATCTTTAAAAGCTATGAGGCTTGGGGTCTTGAAATACCTCAAATTATCGAAGGAGCAAATTTTATAAAATGCATTTTACCAAGACGCTCTTCTCAAGCCCCAATAAAAATGCAAACCGAAGAAGCCATTCTAGCTCTATTCTACTCACAAAACGAAATTACGACTCAAGATGTGACTAATAAATTTTCTATTTCTCGCGCCACGGCACAAAGATGGCTTAATTCACTCCTTGAAAAACGATTAATTGAACGAATTGGGAGAACTCGTAACTTGAGATATAGACGAATAGCAAATAAATAG